A stretch of DNA from bacterium:
TCTAAATTTTGAATTTTGAATTGAAAAAGGTTAAGTTTTATAAAATTTTTTCCCTTTTAATTCAAAATTCAACATTCAAAATTCATAATTTTATAAAGTTTTCCTTAAGATTATCTAAACACATACATTTTGTAAAGCGTTATGGAATTAACTATAATATTCCTATCTTTTACAATGGCTTTGGCAGTAAAATAGTCTAAACAAAAGCCAAAAAATACATCATGTTAATCTTGGGAGCATAAAGAAGGTCAATATGGAGATAACCAATCCCATATCTTCTAAACTTCTTTATCTTTCTTTCCGCTTTAATAAATTCAAGAGGCAAAACATCAAGGCCATATCGCTTAAGACAGCGATATATCTTCATCGGATAAAGGTTTGGTATTTTATCCTCTAAAGTAAAGAAGATATCCTCTATTGTCTTTTTAAACTGCTTTCTCTCAAAACAGATTAATTCTTCTTGTTCAGTAGTCAAGGTAGTATTAAGCTTATGAGGACGAGAGGGATTATCCTCAATATTTTCTGTCCTTTTCCATTTATTTGCTGTTGGCCAAGAGATACCATATTTTTTAGCCAAGAGATAGGCAGAAAGGGAAGAGTTTTTTATCTCTTGCCTAATGGCTAAAGTTGTACGAGCATTCTTATGAATTTTAATCTGCATACGCTACATATTTTATCAAATAATGTAGCGTTAGGCAACAACTAAACCATTGTTTATAAGATATGCCAATGAATGGAATCTTATGTAAAGATAGAAGCCCTGATTAAGATAGGGAGGCTTTCTGTATTTTCTCCTTGACAAAAGGATAAAAATTTGATATTCTTTACCCAAAGGAAGGATAAATTATGTTCTCAAAAGAAAGACTCAAAGAAATCATCGTAGGTAATCGCGAATTTATCTTAAATTATGTAGGCAGAATTATCAAAAGGGAAGGGCTTTATCTTCCAAAAAGGTTAAACAAGGTCATTGTATTATATGGAGTAAGGAGAAGCGGTAAGACATTCATCCTTTATGCTTTATTCAGAACCTTCAAAGATTCTGCCCTGTATATTGATTTTGAGGATGAAAGATTAGCTGATTTTAAGGTAAGTGATTTTGAAATACTAAAAGAGGCTTTTTTAGAACTTAATCCCCATCTTATAAATAAACCAAAGACATTTCTCTTTGACGAGATACAGAACATAAAGGATTGGGAAAGGTTTGCCAGGCGAGCGGTTGAAAAAGAGAAAATAGCCCTATTTGTAAGCGGTTCATCCTCTAAGATTATGCCACAAGAGATACATACATCCCTGAGGGGAAGGGCATGGAGTATAGAGATAAGTCCATTTTCTTTTAAAGAATATCTAAAAATCCAAGATATCTTGCCCAACAAAGATTTTATCTATACAGAGAAAAAAATCTTCTTAAAAAACCATTTTAAAGATTACTTAAGATGGGGTGGTTTTCCAGAGATTATCTTAGGGAAGGGTGAGTTTGAGAAGGCTAAAATATTAAAGGAATACCTTGGCTCAATATTCTTTAAAGATTTGGTGGAAAGATTCAGAATAAACAATATCCCTCTTTTAGAACTATTGATCGATGCCCTATTTTCCTCATTCTCCCAAAGATTTTCACTCTCCTCTTTTTATAAGCAATATAAAGATAAACTCCCCTTCTCAAAGGATAGCCTGTTTAGTTATTATAAATACCTTCTTGAAAGTATGCTTATCTTTGAGGTAAGAAAATTTACTACCTCTTCTTATAAAAGGATGAGGAATCCGGCTAAGGTATATCTGGTAGATACAGGGCTTGCAAGAAGGATAACTCAAGAAAACATCGGTAGATTGTTAGAGAACATCGTCTTTTTAGAGTTAAGAAGATATACAGAGAATATCTTCTATTTTGAAGAGGAAAGGGAATGTGATTTTGTGGTAAATAAGGATGGTAGGTTATTTGTCTATCAGGTCTGTCATGAACTGAATGAAGAAAACAGAACCAGGGAATTGGATGGTTTAGTATCATCTGCTCTATACATAGG
This window harbors:
- a CDS encoding ATP-binding protein, with translation MFSKERLKEIIVGNREFILNYVGRIIKREGLYLPKRLNKVIVLYGVRRSGKTFILYALFRTFKDSALYIDFEDERLADFKVSDFEILKEAFLELNPHLINKPKTFLFDEIQNIKDWERFARRAVEKEKIALFVSGSSSKIMPQEIHTSLRGRAWSIEISPFSFKEYLKIQDILPNKDFIYTEKKIFLKNHFKDYLRWGGFPEIILGKGEFEKAKILKEYLGSIFFKDLVERFRINNIPLLELLIDALFSSFSQRFSLSSFYKQYKDKLPFSKDSLFSYYKYLLESMLIFEVRKFTTSSYKRMRNPAKVYLVDTGLARRITQENIGRLLENIVFLELRRYTENIFYFEEERECDFVVNKDGRLFVYQVCHELNEENRTRELDGLVSSALYIGLKEGCILTYDQEEELDKDGVRIKIMPVWKWIIEDANLLSSKTS